The proteins below come from a single Tachypleus tridentatus isolate NWPU-2018 chromosome 13, ASM421037v1, whole genome shotgun sequence genomic window:
- the LOC143237385 gene encoding heat shock 70 kDa protein 14-like isoform X3, translating into MEQEMKNSGCKILTEGEMKYEIENDGKICFYKPSDILVLLFKKMLDIAKSHVKEDESHYAVVTVPFHYQCSDYNIIRESAIQAGFTVLRIISEGGASALAYGVGQESSHSSCNCLVYRMGGTSLDITILKVMGGIYQLGSNIHRSSIGGNTLTRLLRDFCLQEFQKQYRVDIQESKRSLWKLHSAAETCKHVLSTMGSAQCFAESLHEGIDFSINITRARFESVIAPVLQQCKQPIEEALFQAGLGKNDISKVILCGGSTKVPKIQQLVADKFPNAECLNSISPDEVIAVGAGVEAALLLGKDIKERPELSSHIIAMQNTLYIKSVGSNGEDLLVPIIRSGTPVPTRWQDSFHLPEGQNSVCLEFFKGYQDDMKQTDLLAKLVMKEIPDGVIVVSCHIRSDGSVHFNCVEKNTGKSESVTIINSEES; encoded by the exons ATGgaacaagaaatgaaaaacagTGGTTGTAAG attctaaCTGAAGGGGAGATGAAATATGAAATAGAAAATGATGggaaaatttgtttttacaaaccGTCAGATATACTGGTTCTTTTATTCAAGAAAATGCTTG ATATAGCCAAAAGCCATGTTAAAGAAGATGAGTCACACTATGCAGTAGTTACAGTTCCTTTCCACTACCAGTGCAGTGATTACAACATCATcag AGAGTCAGCCATTCAGGCAGGATTTACAGTTTTAAGAATAATTAGTGAAGGAGGTGCATCAGCTCTAGCTTATGGAGTAGGACAAGAATCTTCTCATTCATCATG CAATTGCTTAGTGTATCGAATGGGAGGAACATCACTTGACATTACAATATTGAAGGTGATGGGAGGAATTTACCAGCTTGGGTCGAATATTCACAGGTCTTCTATTGGAGGAAATACATTAACAAGGTTATTGAGAGATTTCTGTTTACAGGAATTTCAAAA GCAGTACAGGGTTGATATCCAGGAGAGTAAAAGGTCTTTGTGGAAACTACATAGTGCAGCAGAAACCTGTAAACATGTTCTCAGTACCATGGGCTCAGCACAATGTTTTGCTGAATCCCTCCATGAAGGCATTGACTTTAGTATCAATATAACTAG AGCGAGATTTGAATCAGTTATTGCCCCAGTATTACAACAGTGTAAACAGCCAATAGAAGAAGCTCTGTTCCAAGCTGGTCTAGGAAAGAATGACATCTCCAAA GTAATCCTTTGTGGAGGTTCAACAAAGGTACCAAAAATTCAGCAGTTAGTTGCAGATAAATTTCCAAATGCTGAATGTTTAAATAGTATTTCGCCTGATGAAGTTATTGCAGTAGGAGCTGGTGTTGAG gcTGCTCTTCTTTTAGGAAAGGACATCAAGGAAAGGCCAGAACTTAGTAGTCATATTATAGCTATGCAGAATACACTATATATAAAG TCTGTTGGAAGTAATGGTGAAGACTTATTAGTCCCTATTATTCGTTCGGGCACTCCTGTTCCCACCAGGTGGCAAGATAGCTTCCATTTACCAGAAGGTCAAAACAGTGTTTGCTTAGAATTTTTCAAAGGATATCAAGATGATATGAAACAAACAGATCTGTTAGCTAAG TTGGTAATGAAGGAAATACCAGATGGAGTTATTGTGGTTTCCTGTCATATCAGAAG
- the LOC143237385 gene encoding heat shock 70 kDa protein 14-like isoform X2, giving the protein MAVVCFGLHLGSTNMCLALHKEGKTEVIANDAGDRVTPAVVAFTNNEVSVGLAAKQGLVRNAASTVCNVKQVLGKNLQEMEQEMKNSGCKILTEGEMKYEIENDGKICFYKPSDILVLLFKKMLDIAKSHVKEDESHYAVVTVPFHYQCSDYNIIRESAIQAGFTVLRIISEGGASALAYGVGQESSHSSCNCLVYRMGGTSLDITILKVMGGIYQLGSNIHRSSIGGNTLTRLLRDFCLQEFQKQYRVDIQESKRSLWKLHSAAETCKHVLSTMGSAQCFAESLHEGIDFSINITRARFESVIAPVLQQCKQPIEEALFQAGLGKNDISKVILCGGSTKVPKIQQLVADKFPNAECLNSISPDEVIAVGAGVEAALLLGKDIKERPELSSHIIAMQNTLYIKSVGSNGEDLLVPIIRSGTPVPTRWQDSFHLPEGQNSVCLEFFKGYQDDMKQTDLLAKLVMKEIPDGVIVVSCHIRSDGSVHFNCVEKNTGKSESVTIINSEES; this is encoded by the exons gaaGGTAAAACAGAGGTGATTGCAAATGATGCTGGAGACAGGGTAACACCAGCAGTAGTGGCTTTTACCAACAATGAAGTT tcTGTAGGTCTTGCTGCAAAGCAGGGTTTGGTTAGAAATGCAGCTagtacagtttgtaatgttaaacAAGTATTGGGAAAAAATCTGCAAGAAATGgaacaagaaatgaaaaacagTGGTTGTAAG attctaaCTGAAGGGGAGATGAAATATGAAATAGAAAATGATGggaaaatttgtttttacaaaccGTCAGATATACTGGTTCTTTTATTCAAGAAAATGCTTG ATATAGCCAAAAGCCATGTTAAAGAAGATGAGTCACACTATGCAGTAGTTACAGTTCCTTTCCACTACCAGTGCAGTGATTACAACATCATcag AGAGTCAGCCATTCAGGCAGGATTTACAGTTTTAAGAATAATTAGTGAAGGAGGTGCATCAGCTCTAGCTTATGGAGTAGGACAAGAATCTTCTCATTCATCATG CAATTGCTTAGTGTATCGAATGGGAGGAACATCACTTGACATTACAATATTGAAGGTGATGGGAGGAATTTACCAGCTTGGGTCGAATATTCACAGGTCTTCTATTGGAGGAAATACATTAACAAGGTTATTGAGAGATTTCTGTTTACAGGAATTTCAAAA GCAGTACAGGGTTGATATCCAGGAGAGTAAAAGGTCTTTGTGGAAACTACATAGTGCAGCAGAAACCTGTAAACATGTTCTCAGTACCATGGGCTCAGCACAATGTTTTGCTGAATCCCTCCATGAAGGCATTGACTTTAGTATCAATATAACTAG AGCGAGATTTGAATCAGTTATTGCCCCAGTATTACAACAGTGTAAACAGCCAATAGAAGAAGCTCTGTTCCAAGCTGGTCTAGGAAAGAATGACATCTCCAAA GTAATCCTTTGTGGAGGTTCAACAAAGGTACCAAAAATTCAGCAGTTAGTTGCAGATAAATTTCCAAATGCTGAATGTTTAAATAGTATTTCGCCTGATGAAGTTATTGCAGTAGGAGCTGGTGTTGAG gcTGCTCTTCTTTTAGGAAAGGACATCAAGGAAAGGCCAGAACTTAGTAGTCATATTATAGCTATGCAGAATACACTATATATAAAG TCTGTTGGAAGTAATGGTGAAGACTTATTAGTCCCTATTATTCGTTCGGGCACTCCTGTTCCCACCAGGTGGCAAGATAGCTTCCATTTACCAGAAGGTCAAAACAGTGTTTGCTTAGAATTTTTCAAAGGATATCAAGATGATATGAAACAAACAGATCTGTTAGCTAAG TTGGTAATGAAGGAAATACCAGATGGAGTTATTGTGGTTTCCTGTCATATCAGAAG